One Kineococcus aurantiacus genomic window carries:
- a CDS encoding ATP-binding cassette domain-containing protein, translating to MAGTTGGHVDVSGLSHELPDGRPLLDDIAFRVADGSTTALVGPNGTGKTTLLRLVAGDEPVQAGTIARSGGLGVMRQFVGSVRDGTTVAELLASVAPEPLRRAFAAVDEAEAAMVEQDTERSQLRYAQALADFGDAGGYEQEVVWDECTHAALGVAFDRCRNRLVRTLSGGEQKRLVLEALLRGPEGVLLLDEPDNYLDVPGKRWLEEQLRATPKSVLLVSHDRELLAAAADRIVTLEPGALGAVSWTHGGSFADYGAARTARGERLEELRRRWDEERVKLRTLVVTLREKSKFNDGVASRYAAAQTRLARFEEAGPPQAPPAAQDVRMRLRGGRTGKRAVVVEGLELTGLMQPFDAELWLGDRVAVLGANGSGKSHFLRLLAAGGTDPDREHLPVDEHVPDPVPHTGSVRLGARVRPGWFAQTHEQPALVGRTLLDVLHRGNSHRDGLDREAAGRALDRYGLAGAAEQLFENLSGGQQARLQILLLELSGATLLLLDEPTDNLDLHSAEALEQALAAFEGTVVAVTHDRWFARGFDRFLLFGEDGRVVETPEPVWEVRRVDRVR from the coding sequence GTGGCGGGAACTACGGGTGGGCACGTCGACGTCTCGGGGTTGAGCCACGAGCTCCCCGACGGGCGGCCCCTGCTGGACGACATCGCCTTCCGGGTCGCGGACGGGTCCACCACGGCCCTGGTCGGGCCCAACGGCACGGGCAAGACGACGCTGCTGCGGCTCGTCGCCGGCGACGAGCCGGTCCAGGCGGGCACGATCGCCCGCAGCGGCGGGCTGGGCGTCATGCGCCAGTTCGTCGGGTCGGTGCGCGACGGCACGACCGTGGCGGAGCTGCTGGCCTCGGTCGCCCCCGAGCCGCTGCGCCGGGCCTTCGCGGCCGTGGACGAGGCCGAGGCGGCCATGGTCGAGCAGGACACCGAGCGCAGCCAGCTCCGCTACGCCCAGGCCCTGGCCGACTTCGGCGACGCCGGCGGCTACGAGCAGGAGGTCGTCTGGGACGAGTGCACCCACGCCGCCCTGGGCGTCGCCTTCGACCGGTGCCGCAACCGGCTGGTGCGGACCCTGTCCGGCGGGGAGCAGAAGCGGCTGGTCCTGGAGGCCCTGCTGCGCGGTCCCGAGGGCGTGCTGCTGCTCGACGAGCCCGACAACTACCTCGACGTGCCCGGCAAGCGCTGGCTGGAGGAGCAGCTGCGGGCCACGCCCAAGTCGGTGCTGCTGGTCAGCCACGACCGCGAGCTGCTCGCGGCCGCCGCCGACCGCATCGTGACGCTGGAGCCGGGTGCCCTGGGCGCGGTCTCGTGGACCCACGGCGGGTCGTTCGCCGACTACGGCGCGGCGCGCACGGCCCGCGGGGAGCGGCTGGAGGAGCTGCGCCGCCGCTGGGACGAGGAGCGCGTCAAGCTGCGCACCCTGGTCGTCACCCTGCGGGAGAAGTCGAAGTTCAACGACGGGGTGGCCTCGCGGTACGCGGCCGCCCAGACCCGGCTGGCCCGGTTCGAGGAGGCCGGCCCGCCGCAGGCCCCGCCGGCCGCCCAGGACGTGCGGATGCGGCTGCGCGGGGGCCGCACGGGCAAGCGCGCCGTCGTCGTGGAGGGCCTGGAGCTGACCGGGCTCATGCAGCCGTTCGACGCCGAGCTGTGGCTGGGCGACCGGGTGGCGGTGCTGGGGGCCAACGGGTCCGGCAAGTCGCACTTCCTGCGGCTGCTGGCCGCGGGCGGCACCGACCCCGACCGCGAGCACCTGCCCGTCGACGAGCACGTCCCCGACCCCGTGCCGCACACCGGCTCGGTCCGGCTGGGGGCCCGGGTGCGGCCGGGCTGGTTCGCCCAGACCCACGAGCAGCCGGCCCTGGTGGGCCGCACCCTGCTCGACGTCCTGCACCGCGGCAACTCCCACCGCGACGGCCTGGACCGCGAGGCCGCGGGCCGGGCGCTGGACCGGTACGGCCTGGCCGGGGCGGCCGAGCAGCTGTTCGAGAACCTCTCCGGCGGTCAGCAGGCGCGGCTGCAGATCCTGCTGCTGGAGCTGTCCGGGGCCACGCTGCTGCTGCTGGACGAGCCCACCGACAACCTGGACCTGCACTCGGCCGAGGCGCTGGAGCAGGCCCTGGCGGCCTTCGAGGGGACGGTGGTGGCGGTGACGCACGACCGCTGGTTCGCCCGCGGCTTCGACCGGTTCCTGCTGTTCGGGGAGGACGGCCGCGTCGTGGAGACCCCCGAGCCGGTGTGGGAGGTCCGCCGGGTAGACCGGGTGCGCTGA
- a CDS encoding histidine phosphatase family protein, which translates to MPTLVVVRHAKAESPVGLQDIARPLADRGKADAVEAGRWLRGSVGGCDLLLTSPARRTEETTARLLDGWGATPVVVDEERLYEATLGDLLRVVRGLDTERAEATVALVAHNPGVSALVESLTGEVVQLRTAGIAVLDVEGGWADADSTSCRLRVVHTARAETGGED; encoded by the coding sequence GTGCCCACGCTCGTCGTCGTCCGTCACGCCAAGGCCGAGTCGCCGGTCGGACTGCAGGACATCGCCCGTCCCCTCGCCGACCGCGGCAAGGCCGACGCCGTCGAGGCCGGCCGCTGGCTGCGCGGCAGCGTCGGCGGCTGCGACCTGCTGCTGACCTCCCCGGCCCGCCGCACCGAGGAGACCACCGCCCGCCTGCTCGACGGCTGGGGCGCGACCCCGGTGGTCGTCGACGAGGAGCGCCTCTACGAGGCCACGCTGGGGGACCTGCTGCGCGTCGTGCGCGGTCTGGACACCGAGCGGGCCGAGGCCACGGTGGCCCTCGTCGCGCACAACCCCGGCGTCAGCGCCCTCGTGGAGTCGCTGACGGGGGAGGTCGTCCAGCTGCGCACCGCGGGGATCGCCGTCCTCGACGTCGAGGGCGGGTGGGCCGACGCGGACTCCACCAGCTGCCGCCTGCGGGTCGTGCACACCGCCCGCGCGGAAACCGGCGGCGAGGACTGA
- a CDS encoding tRNA pseudouridine synthase A: MSASRPDDEPVLPPGEGGLVRVRLDLGYDGTGFAGWAEQPGLRTVQGELTGALARVLRLDPAPRLTVAGRTDAGVHASGQVAHVDVPQAAWALVPGRSGRSPAQALVRRLRGVLPSDVRVHAAAPAPPGFDARFGALRRRYAYRVSDDPAGVPPLRRFDVLHHRRPLDAAAMDLAARSLVGLREFAAFCKPREGATTVRTLLAYSWARTPDGLLVADVQADAFCHSMVRALVGAVLAVGDGRRDVDWPRLVQDAAVRDPGVAVVGPQGLTLEEVVYPADADLAARAAQARAVRTLP, translated from the coding sequence CTGAGCGCCTCCCGTCCCGACGACGAGCCCGTCCTCCCCCCCGGGGAGGGCGGGCTCGTCCGCGTCCGCCTCGACCTCGGCTACGACGGCACCGGCTTCGCGGGGTGGGCCGAGCAGCCGGGGCTGCGCACCGTCCAGGGCGAGCTGACCGGCGCCCTTGCGCGCGTCCTGCGCCTGGACCCCGCGCCGCGGCTGACCGTGGCCGGGCGCACCGACGCGGGGGTGCACGCCAGCGGCCAGGTGGCCCACGTGGACGTCCCGCAGGCCGCCTGGGCGCTCGTACCCGGCCGGTCGGGTCGCAGCCCCGCACAGGCCCTCGTGCGGCGCCTGAGGGGCGTCCTGCCGTCCGACGTCCGCGTCCACGCCGCGGCCCCGGCGCCGCCGGGGTTCGACGCGCGGTTCGGCGCCCTGCGCCGCCGCTACGCCTACCGGGTCAGCGACGACCCCGCCGGGGTGCCGCCGCTGCGCCGCTTCGACGTCCTGCACCACCGCCGGCCGCTGGACGCGGCGGCCATGGACCTCGCCGCCCGCAGCCTCGTGGGCCTGCGGGAGTTCGCCGCGTTCTGCAAGCCCCGCGAGGGCGCCACCACCGTGCGGACCCTGCTGGCGTACTCGTGGGCGCGCACCCCCGACGGGCTGCTGGTCGCCGACGTCCAGGCCGACGCCTTCTGCCACTCGATGGTCCGCGCCCTCGTCGGGGCGGTCCTCGCCGTGGGCGACGGCCGCCGCGACGTGGACTGGCCGCGGCTCGTGCAGGACGCGGCCGTGCGCGACCCGGGCGTCGCCGTCGTCGGGCCGCAGGGGCTGACGCTGGAGGAGGTCGTCTACCCCGCCGACGCCGACCTGGCCGCGCGCGCCGCGCAGGCCCGCGCCGTGCGCACCCTGCCCTGA
- the rplQ gene encoding 50S ribosomal protein L17 has translation MPTPTKGPRLGGGPAHEKLILANLATQLFEHRSITTTEAKAKRLRPHAEKLISFAKKGDLASRRQVMKTVRDKSVVHFLFTEIAPAMAERNGGYTRIVKIGPRKGDNAPMAVIQLVMEPVSAKQGVVREAEQVAAATAPAEETPAATGAEATEVEPGTVAQPDTLPDADAPATADEGVELDAAEADPSDEKKDQA, from the coding sequence ATGCCCACCCCCACCAAGGGTCCGCGGCTCGGCGGCGGGCCGGCCCACGAGAAGCTCATCCTCGCCAACCTGGCGACGCAGCTCTTCGAGCACCGCAGCATCACCACGACGGAGGCCAAGGCCAAGCGCCTGCGCCCCCACGCGGAGAAGCTCATCTCCTTCGCCAAGAAGGGTGACCTGGCGTCCCGCCGCCAGGTCATGAAGACCGTGCGCGACAAGTCCGTCGTGCACTTCCTCTTCACCGAGATCGCCCCCGCGATGGCCGAGCGCAACGGTGGCTACACGCGCATCGTGAAGATCGGTCCCCGCAAGGGCGACAACGCCCCCATGGCCGTGATCCAGCTCGTCATGGAGCCGGTCAGCGCCAAGCAGGGCGTCGTCCGCGAGGCCGAGCAGGTCGCCGCCGCGACCGCGCCGGCCGAGGAGACCCCGGCCGCCACCGGCGCCGAGGCGACCGAGGTCGAGCCCGGCACCGTCGCGCAGCCCGACACCCTCCCCGACGCGGACGCCCCGGCGACCGCCGACGAGGGCGTCGAGCTCGACGCCGCCGAGGCCGACCCCTCGGACGAGAAGAAGGACCAGGCCTGA
- a CDS encoding DNA-directed RNA polymerase subunit alpha: MLIAQRPTLTEDVVDEYRSRFVIEPLEPGFGYTLGNSLRRTLLSSIPGAAVTSLRIDGVLHEFTSVPGVKEDVTEIVLNIKNLVVSSEHDEPVVMYLRKQGPGAVTAADIAPPAGVEVHNPDLHIATLNGKGKLELELTVERGRGYVSAAQNKSGEQEIGRIPVDSIYSPVLKVTYKVEATRVEQRTDFDRLVVDVETKHAITPRDAVASAGKTLVELFGLARELNVEAEGIDMGPSPTDAALAADLALEIEALDLTVRSYNCLKREGIHSVGELVSRSEADLLDIRNFGQKSIDEVKAKLVGMGLHLKDSPPGFDPSAVVNDFEDDDQSFAEDEQL; encoded by the coding sequence GTGCTGATCGCACAGCGCCCCACCCTCACTGAGGACGTCGTCGACGAGTACCGCTCGCGCTTCGTCATCGAACCCCTCGAGCCCGGCTTCGGGTACACGCTCGGCAACTCGCTGCGCCGGACCCTGCTGTCGTCCATCCCGGGCGCGGCCGTGACCAGCCTGCGGATCGACGGCGTGCTGCACGAGTTCACCTCCGTGCCGGGGGTGAAGGAGGACGTCACCGAGATCGTCCTCAACATCAAGAACCTCGTCGTCTCCTCCGAGCACGACGAGCCCGTCGTGATGTACCTGCGCAAGCAGGGCCCGGGCGCGGTCACCGCGGCCGACATCGCCCCGCCCGCGGGGGTCGAGGTCCACAACCCCGACCTGCACATCGCGACCCTCAACGGCAAGGGCAAGCTCGAACTGGAGCTGACGGTCGAGCGCGGCCGCGGCTACGTCTCGGCGGCCCAGAACAAGTCCGGTGAGCAGGAGATCGGCCGCATCCCGGTCGACTCGATCTACTCCCCGGTCCTGAAGGTGACGTACAAGGTCGAGGCGACCCGCGTCGAGCAGCGGACGGACTTCGACCGCCTCGTCGTGGACGTCGAGACCAAGCACGCCATCACCCCCCGCGACGCCGTCGCCTCCGCCGGCAAGACGCTGGTCGAGCTGTTCGGCCTGGCGCGTGAGCTCAACGTCGAGGCCGAGGGCATCGACATGGGCCCCTCGCCGACCGACGCCGCGCTGGCGGCCGACCTCGCGCTGGAGATCGAGGCGCTGGACCTGACGGTCCGCTCCTACAACTGCCTCAAGCGCGAGGGCATCCACTCCGTCGGCGAACTGGTCTCGCGCAGCGAGGCCGACCTGCTCGACATCCGCAACTTCGGGCAGAAGTCCATCGACGAGGTCAAGGCCAAGCTGGTCGGCATGGGCCTGCACCTCAAGGACTCCCCGCCCGGGTTCGACCCGAGCGCCGTCGTCAACGACTTCGAGGACGACGACCAGTCGTTCGCCGAGGACGAGCAGCTCTGA
- the rpsK gene encoding 30S ribosomal protein S11, translated as MPPKSRQATATRKPRRKEKKNVAHGHAHIKSTFNNTIVSITDPTGAVIAWASAGQVGFKGSRKSTPFAAQMAAEAAARRAQEHGMRKVDVFVKGPGSGRETAIRSLQATGLEVGAIQDVTPSPHNGCRPPKRRRV; from the coding sequence ATGCCTCCCAAGAGCCGTCAGGCCACGGCGACGCGCAAGCCGCGTCGCAAGGAGAAGAAGAACGTCGCGCACGGTCACGCGCACATCAAGTCGACGTTCAACAACACGATCGTCTCGATCACCGACCCGACCGGCGCGGTCATCGCGTGGGCCTCGGCCGGTCAGGTCGGCTTCAAGGGGTCCCGCAAGTCGACCCCGTTCGCCGCGCAGATGGCCGCCGAGGCGGCCGCCCGTCGTGCGCAGGAGCACGGCATGCGCAAGGTCGACGTCTTCGTCAAGGGCCCGGGTTCGGGCCGCGAGACCGCGATCCGCTCGCTGCAGGCCACCGGCCTCGAGGTCGGCGCGATCCAGGACGTCACCCCCAGCCCGCACAACGGCTGCCGGCCGCCCAAGCGCCGGCGCGTCTGA
- the rpsM gene encoding 30S ribosomal protein S13, whose product MARLVGVDLPREKRLEIALTYIYGVGRTRAQETLAATGVSPDLRVRDLSEDDLVALRDHIEGNYRVEGDLRREVAADIRRKVEIGTYQGLRHRRGLPVRGQRTKTNARTRKGPKRTVAGKKKAGRK is encoded by the coding sequence ATGGCACGTCTCGTCGGCGTCGACCTCCCCCGCGAGAAGCGGCTGGAGATCGCGCTCACGTACATCTACGGCGTCGGTCGCACCCGCGCCCAGGAGACCCTGGCCGCGACGGGCGTGAGCCCGGACCTGCGCGTCCGCGACCTCTCCGAGGACGACCTGGTCGCCCTGCGCGACCACATCGAGGGCAACTACCGCGTCGAGGGCGACCTCCGGCGCGAGGTGGCCGCCGACATCCGCCGCAAGGTCGAGATCGGCACCTACCAGGGTCTGCGGCACCGCCGCGGCCTGCCCGTCCGCGGGCAGCGCACCAAGACCAACGCGCGCACGCGCAAGGGCCCGAAGCGCACCGTGGCCGGCAAGAAGAAGGCCGGTCGCAAGTAA
- the rpmJ gene encoding 50S ribosomal protein L36, which translates to MKVKPSVKKICDKCKVIRRHGRVMIICDNLRHKQRQG; encoded by the coding sequence ATGAAGGTCAAGCCGAGCGTCAAGAAGATCTGCGACAAGTGCAAGGTGATCCGCCGTCACGGGCGCGTCATGATCATCTGCGACAACCTGCGCCACAAGCAGCGCCAGGGCTGA
- the infA gene encoding translation initiation factor IF-1 — protein MPKKDGVIEIEGTVIEALPNAMFRVELSNGHKVLAHISGKMRQHYIRILPEDRVVVELSPYDLSRGRIVYRYK, from the coding sequence ATGCCGAAGAAGGACGGCGTCATCGAGATCGAAGGCACCGTGATCGAAGCCCTGCCCAACGCGATGTTCCGCGTCGAGCTGAGCAACGGCCACAAGGTGCTCGCCCACATCTCCGGGAAGATGCGGCAGCACTACATCCGCATCCTCCCCGAGGACCGGGTCGTGGTCGAACTCAGCCCCTACGACCTGTCCCGCGGGCGCATCGTCTACCGCTACAAGTGA
- the map gene encoding type I methionyl aminopeptidase produces MFGRERVEYKTPEQVQAMRAAGLLTHAALQSVRAALRPGTTLAELDAVGAEVIRAGGGTSNFLGYHGYPKTFCISVNEVVVHGIPGDRVLEEGDVVSVDGGCVVDGWHGDSAFTEIVGEPRDAGDVELVEITRRAMWAGIAALDARGRVGDVGAAVEDAVDGRLGIVDGYTGHGIGTAMHMAPEVLNYRVREKGPKVKPGLVLAIEPMCTRGGVETDVLADEWTVVTSDGTRAAHWEHTVAVLDEGLWVLTAPDGGAAELAAFGVKVPAE; encoded by the coding sequence GTGTTCGGACGCGAACGGGTCGAGTACAAGACCCCCGAGCAGGTCCAGGCGATGCGCGCGGCCGGGCTGCTGACGCACGCGGCCCTGCAGAGCGTGCGCGCGGCCCTGCGGCCGGGCACCACCCTGGCCGAGCTCGATGCCGTCGGCGCGGAGGTCATCCGCGCCGGGGGCGGCACCTCCAACTTCCTCGGCTACCACGGCTACCCCAAGACGTTCTGCATCTCCGTCAACGAGGTCGTCGTCCACGGCATCCCGGGCGACCGGGTGCTGGAGGAGGGCGACGTCGTCTCCGTCGACGGCGGCTGCGTCGTGGACGGCTGGCACGGCGACTCGGCGTTCACCGAGATCGTGGGGGAGCCCCGCGACGCCGGGGACGTCGAGCTGGTGGAGATCACCCGCCGGGCGATGTGGGCGGGGATCGCGGCGCTGGACGCCCGCGGCCGCGTCGGCGATGTCGGGGCGGCCGTGGAGGACGCCGTGGACGGCCGGCTCGGCATCGTCGACGGCTACACCGGGCACGGCATCGGCACCGCCATGCACATGGCGCCCGAGGTGCTCAACTACCGCGTCCGCGAGAAGGGCCCGAAGGTCAAGCCGGGGCTCGTGCTGGCCATCGAGCCCATGTGCACCCGCGGGGGCGTCGAGACCGACGTGCTGGCCGACGAGTGGACCGTGGTGACCTCCGACGGCACCCGGGCCGCGCACTGGGAGCACACCGTGGCCGTCCTCGACGAGGGGCTGTGGGTCCTCACGGCCCCCGACGGGGGAGCGGCCGAGCTCGCGGCGTTCGGCGTGAAGGTCCCCGCCGAGTAG
- a CDS encoding adenylate kinase: MTRLVLLGPPGAGKGTQAKRLSARLGVPAISTGDIFRANVAEETELGKTVKEYLDAGKYVPDTVTNAMVRDRLQQPDAVDGFILDGYPRTTDQVRELDEMLGEAGAKLEHVLEITADTDELVRRLAGRAAEQGRSDDTEHVIRTRQQVYAEQTAPLVEVYAERGLLRSVDGLGEVAAVTDRLLAALDLPRD, encoded by the coding sequence ATGACACGTCTCGTCCTCCTCGGTCCGCCCGGTGCGGGCAAGGGCACCCAGGCCAAGCGCCTGTCGGCCCGCCTCGGGGTCCCCGCCATCTCCACCGGCGACATCTTCCGCGCCAACGTCGCGGAGGAGACCGAACTGGGCAAGACGGTCAAGGAGTACCTCGACGCCGGCAAGTACGTGCCGGACACCGTCACCAACGCCATGGTCCGCGACCGCCTGCAGCAGCCGGACGCCGTCGACGGCTTCATCCTCGACGGCTACCCCCGCACGACCGACCAGGTGCGCGAGCTCGACGAGATGCTCGGCGAGGCCGGGGCCAAGCTCGAGCACGTCCTGGAGATCACCGCCGACACCGACGAGCTGGTGCGCCGGCTGGCCGGGCGCGCGGCCGAGCAGGGCCGCTCCGACGACACCGAGCACGTCATCCGCACCCGCCAGCAGGTCTACGCCGAGCAGACGGCCCCGCTCGTGGAGGTCTACGCCGAGCGCGGCCTGCTGCGCTCGGTCGACGGCCTGGGCGAGGTCGCGGCGGTCACCGACCGCCTGCTCGCCGCGCTCGACCTCCCGCGCGACTGA
- the secY gene encoding preprotein translocase subunit SecY, with amino-acid sequence MLTAIGRAFRTPDLRRKLLFTIGIIVLVRLGSFVPAPGVSYSAVQQCIDVAKQGNDLLGLANLFSGGALLQLSVFALGIMPYITASIIIQLLTVVIPRFEDLKKEGQQGTTKLTQYTRYLTIGLAVLQSTTYVTIAREPSRLFGTSCTAQVLPDQSIVTILLMVLTMTAGTGLIMWLGELVTERGVGNGMSLLIFAQIAATFPTSLLAIGRERGWGTFAGVIAIGLVVVAAVVAVEQSQRRVPVQYAKRMIGRRMYGGTSTYIPLKVNMAGVIPVIFASSLLYLPALVAQFNDSNSGWVAWINDHLVRGDHPIYMAAYFLLILFFAYFYVAITFNPDEVAENMRKYGGFIPGVRAGRPTAEYLDYILTRITLPGALYLGLIALLPLIAFVLFNANTNFPFGGTSILIIVGVGLETVKQIESQLQQRNYEGFLR; translated from the coding sequence GTGCTCACCGCAATCGGTCGCGCCTTCCGGACGCCCGACCTGCGCCGCAAGCTGCTGTTCACCATCGGGATCATCGTCCTGGTGCGGCTCGGCTCCTTCGTGCCGGCGCCGGGCGTGTCCTACTCCGCGGTGCAGCAGTGCATCGACGTGGCCAAGCAGGGCAACGACCTGCTGGGCCTGGCCAACCTCTTCTCCGGGGGCGCGCTGCTCCAGCTGAGCGTCTTCGCGCTCGGGATCATGCCGTACATCACGGCGAGCATCATCATCCAGCTGCTCACCGTCGTGATCCCCCGCTTCGAGGACCTCAAGAAGGAGGGTCAGCAGGGCACCACCAAGCTGACCCAGTACACGCGCTACCTCACGATCGGCCTGGCCGTCCTGCAGTCGACGACCTACGTGACGATCGCCCGCGAGCCCTCGCGCCTGTTCGGCACGTCCTGCACCGCGCAGGTGCTGCCCGACCAGAGCATCGTCACCATCCTGCTGATGGTCCTGACCATGACGGCCGGCACCGGCCTGATCATGTGGCTGGGGGAGCTCGTCACCGAGCGCGGCGTCGGCAACGGCATGTCCCTGCTGATCTTCGCCCAGATCGCCGCGACCTTCCCGACCTCGCTGCTGGCGATCGGCCGTGAGCGCGGCTGGGGGACCTTCGCGGGTGTGATCGCCATCGGCCTCGTGGTCGTCGCGGCCGTCGTCGCGGTCGAGCAGTCCCAGCGGCGGGTGCCGGTGCAGTACGCCAAGCGGATGATCGGCCGCCGCATGTACGGGGGCACCTCCACGTACATCCCGCTCAAGGTCAACATGGCCGGGGTCATCCCGGTGATCTTCGCCTCGTCGCTGCTGTACCTGCCGGCGCTGGTGGCCCAGTTCAACGACTCCAACTCCGGCTGGGTGGCCTGGATCAACGACCACCTCGTCCGCGGCGACCACCCGATCTACATGGCCGCCTACTTCCTGCTCATCCTCTTCTTCGCGTACTTCTACGTCGCGATCACGTTCAACCCGGACGAGGTCGCCGAGAACATGCGCAAGTACGGTGGCTTCATCCCCGGGGTGCGGGCCGGCCGGCCCACCGCGGAGTACCTGGACTACATCCTCACCCGCATCACCCTCCCGGGGGCCCTGTACCTGGGTCTCATCGCGCTGCTGCCGCTCATCGCGTTCGTGCTGTTCAACGCCAACACGAACTTCCCCTTCGGGGGCACGTCGATCCTCATCATCGTCGGTGTCGGGCTCGAGACGGTGAAGCAGATCGAGTCCCAGCTCCAGCAGCGAAACTACGAAGGGTTCTTGCGATGA
- the rplO gene encoding 50S ribosomal protein L15 — MPNQGEHVLKLHHLRPAPGSNTAKTRVGRGEGSKGKTAGRGTKGSKARYQVPEAFEGGQMPLHMRLPKLRGFKNPFRVEYQVVNLDKLATLFPEGGTVGVDELVAKGAVRKGQPVKVLGTGEVTVALQVTADKFSTSASEKIAAAGGSTTVR, encoded by the coding sequence ATGCCCAACCAGGGTGAGCACGTCCTGAAGCTGCACCACCTGCGCCCCGCCCCGGGGTCGAACACGGCGAAGACCCGTGTCGGCCGCGGTGAGGGCAGCAAGGGCAAGACGGCCGGTCGCGGCACCAAGGGCTCCAAGGCCCGCTACCAGGTGCCCGAGGCGTTCGAGGGTGGCCAGATGCCCCTCCACATGCGCCTGCCGAAGCTGCGCGGGTTCAAGAACCCGTTCCGCGTCGAGTACCAGGTCGTCAACCTCGACAAGCTCGCGACCCTCTTCCCCGAGGGCGGCACCGTCGGTGTCGACGAGCTCGTCGCCAAGGGCGCGGTCCGCAAGGGCCAGCCCGTCAAGGTGCTGGGCACCGGTGAGGTCACCGTGGCCCTGCAGGTGACGGCCGACAAGTTCTCCACCTCTGCGTCGGAGAAGATCGCGGCTGCCGGCGGGTCGACGACCGTCCGCTGA
- the rpmD gene encoding 50S ribosomal protein L30 has product MARLKITQTKSGIGGKQNQRDTLRSLGLHKIGQSVVKDDKPEFRGMANTVAHLVTVEEVD; this is encoded by the coding sequence ATGGCTCGCCTCAAGATCACGCAGACCAAGTCCGGCATCGGCGGCAAGCAGAACCAGCGCGACACGCTCCGCAGCCTCGGGCTCCACAAGATCGGGCAGTCGGTCGTCAAGGACGACAAGCCCGAGTTCCGTGGCATGGCCAACACCGTCGCGCACCTCGTGACCGTGGAGGAGGTCGACTGA